The proteins below are encoded in one region of Planctopirus limnophila DSM 3776:
- a CDS encoding c-type cytochrome gives MSRHQVLANPWHRFRLVCSCSLLVLCGSNISLQAEDPAEKKWSQPVERMPVNGRELTAGTDSKFPAENAPWIWGPSYDSPYVLKKSWVVPEGLVAAQLVATCDNEMELFLNGKSIGSSNEWQTPITIPLTGKLAKGENVLTAKVSNEGGIAAFACRLSMKDAQGKVSTIESDESWQAFSSDDLPKQHPIKLVAKPGEGPWGQVMTNANEVSPAAKSFSVPSGFEVERLFVVPRDELGSWVAITSDPKGRLIASDQGGKGLVRITPAPLDGTGETIVEKIPVELSGAQGLLWAFDALYVVCNGGPGSGLYRATDSNGDDVLDKVEKLRDLQGGGEHGPHSIVLSPDGQKLFVICGNHTKVPFNVKDLTPPQTMGGIRTEQRRVEVAGDGASRLPANWDEDQIITRMWDANGHAAGILAPGGYVVSTDKDGKSWEVWSAGYRNPYDMAFNTDGELFVYDADMEWDFGTPWYRPTRVNHATSGSELGWRSGSAKWPAIFPDSLPALYDIGPGSPVGVTFGYGTRFPAKYQQALYLCDWTFGTMYAIHLTPEGSSYRATREEFVSRTPLPLTDVTIGRDGAMYFTVGGRGGQGELYRVRYRGNESTQPVMAKSEEGAALRSVRRELESFHTSAANPDQAIPKALANLGHEDRYIRYAARVALEHQPVAQWKEKALASNSPLALIEGAIALAHQTDPSDQPAILKALDQIDIDKLSVTQKVWLLRAYELAMIRLGEPSAEFKKSFAARWNPQFPSGEFDLDRQLSSMLVAVRAPGIVTKLVSLLSEQSSSRGRPTNLAPDENALKELITRNAGYGSAVRASLERGGDLLQIHYAYALRTIHDRDAWTIDDRKGYHGWFQRAREWAGGNSFRKFLVNMENESLTGLSENEKLALEVLGARKPYTPPPLPKPMGPGKAWTQDEVMALVTSGRLDRGRNFEKGKRAFAAARCIVCHRFGEDGGATGPDMTQVAGRFQLKDLVEAIVEPSKVVSDQYKASVVETADGRSLVGRIVHESPTSILLVTDPEDATKFVELQRKDIESIAPAQESLMPKGLLSTLNEEELLDLLAYSISRNNPRDARFKK, from the coding sequence ATGAGTCGGCATCAAGTTCTCGCCAATCCTTGGCATCGTTTTCGGTTGGTCTGTTCTTGCAGCCTGTTGGTGCTGTGCGGATCGAACATCTCTCTTCAAGCTGAGGACCCTGCTGAGAAAAAATGGTCGCAGCCTGTCGAACGCATGCCCGTCAATGGCCGGGAGCTGACTGCCGGTACCGATTCAAAGTTTCCGGCTGAGAATGCTCCTTGGATTTGGGGCCCATCGTACGACTCACCTTATGTACTCAAGAAGTCGTGGGTTGTTCCCGAAGGTCTCGTGGCTGCGCAGCTTGTCGCCACGTGCGATAACGAGATGGAGTTGTTCCTGAATGGGAAGTCGATTGGTTCGAGCAACGAATGGCAAACTCCCATCACCATCCCTCTCACAGGTAAGCTCGCCAAGGGGGAAAATGTTCTGACGGCGAAAGTCAGCAATGAAGGCGGGATCGCGGCGTTTGCCTGCCGCCTGAGTATGAAAGATGCCCAGGGAAAAGTCTCCACTATCGAGAGCGACGAGAGCTGGCAGGCTTTTTCAAGCGACGATCTTCCGAAACAGCACCCCATCAAGCTGGTGGCCAAGCCGGGAGAAGGCCCATGGGGCCAGGTGATGACAAATGCGAACGAAGTCAGTCCCGCAGCGAAGAGTTTTTCAGTCCCCAGCGGCTTTGAAGTCGAACGCCTGTTTGTGGTCCCCCGGGATGAACTGGGTTCATGGGTGGCGATTACTTCGGATCCTAAGGGTCGGCTGATTGCCAGTGATCAAGGTGGCAAAGGCCTGGTGCGAATTACACCAGCCCCTCTCGATGGCACCGGTGAAACCATCGTTGAAAAAATTCCAGTCGAACTTTCGGGAGCACAAGGGCTTCTCTGGGCTTTTGATGCTCTCTACGTGGTGTGCAATGGTGGGCCAGGCAGCGGGCTCTATCGAGCCACCGACAGCAACGGAGATGATGTTCTCGACAAAGTTGAGAAACTTCGCGATCTGCAAGGTGGTGGTGAGCATGGCCCGCATAGCATTGTGCTTTCGCCCGACGGTCAAAAGCTGTTTGTGATTTGCGGCAATCACACCAAAGTTCCGTTCAACGTCAAAGATCTTACCCCGCCGCAAACGATGGGGGGGATTCGTACTGAGCAGCGACGCGTCGAAGTCGCGGGAGATGGTGCCAGTCGATTGCCTGCCAACTGGGATGAAGATCAGATCATCACTCGCATGTGGGATGCCAATGGGCATGCCGCCGGGATTCTGGCTCCCGGTGGATATGTCGTTTCTACAGACAAAGACGGCAAAAGCTGGGAAGTCTGGAGTGCGGGTTATCGCAATCCCTACGACATGGCTTTCAACACTGATGGTGAATTGTTTGTCTACGATGCCGACATGGAGTGGGATTTTGGCACTCCCTGGTATCGGCCCACACGCGTCAACCATGCCACCAGCGGCAGTGAACTGGGGTGGCGCAGTGGCAGTGCGAAATGGCCTGCGATTTTTCCAGACAGTTTACCCGCTCTGTATGACATTGGTCCCGGTTCACCGGTCGGTGTGACGTTTGGATATGGCACTCGCTTCCCGGCCAAATACCAGCAGGCGCTGTACCTTTGTGATTGGACGTTCGGGACGATGTACGCCATTCATCTCACTCCGGAAGGTTCAAGTTACCGTGCCACGCGTGAGGAGTTTGTCTCTCGCACACCTCTCCCACTGACAGATGTCACGATTGGTCGTGATGGAGCGATGTACTTCACGGTAGGTGGACGTGGCGGGCAGGGTGAACTTTATCGTGTGCGCTACAGGGGAAATGAATCCACACAGCCCGTCATGGCAAAATCCGAAGAGGGGGCCGCGCTCCGTTCTGTGAGACGCGAACTCGAAAGTTTCCACACATCTGCGGCCAATCCGGATCAAGCAATTCCCAAAGCTTTGGCAAATCTAGGGCATGAAGACCGGTACATTCGCTATGCAGCCCGAGTAGCACTTGAGCATCAACCTGTCGCTCAATGGAAAGAAAAGGCTCTTGCCTCCAATTCTCCACTTGCTCTGATCGAAGGGGCCATCGCGTTGGCCCATCAGACAGATCCTTCCGATCAGCCAGCGATCCTGAAAGCTCTTGACCAGATTGATATTGATAAGCTTTCAGTCACCCAGAAGGTCTGGCTGCTCAGAGCCTACGAATTGGCGATGATTCGACTGGGCGAGCCCTCAGCCGAGTTTAAGAAGAGTTTCGCCGCCCGATGGAATCCCCAATTCCCCAGTGGAGAGTTCGATCTCGACCGGCAACTCTCCTCGATGCTGGTCGCTGTCAGAGCCCCGGGAATTGTCACCAAACTGGTCAGTCTCCTCTCAGAACAATCCAGTTCGCGTGGGCGTCCCACCAATCTGGCACCTGATGAAAATGCACTCAAAGAGTTGATCACCCGTAATGCTGGCTATGGAAGTGCCGTGCGGGCATCTCTCGAACGCGGTGGTGACCTGTTACAGATTCATTACGCCTATGCCTTGCGAACCATTCATGACCGGGATGCCTGGACGATTGATGATCGCAAGGGATATCACGGCTGGTTCCAGCGGGCTCGTGAATGGGCCGGTGGCAACAGTTTCCGCAAGTTTCTAGTCAACATGGAGAACGAGAGCCTTACGGGGCTCTCTGAAAACGAAAAACTGGCACTGGAAGTTCTCGGTGCCCGTAAGCCTTACACACCACCCCCTCTGCCAAAGCCGATGGGCCCTGGTAAAGCCTGGACACAGGACGAGGTGATGGCTCTGGTGACGAGTGGCCGACTCGATCGAGGTCGAAACTTCGAAAAAGGCAAACGTGCCTTTGCGGCCGCACGTTGTATTGTCTGTCATCGCTTTGGTGAAGACGGTGGAGCCACCGGGCCCGATATGACACAGGTCGCTGGCCGATTCCAACTCAAGGATCTTGTCGAAGCGATTGTCGAACCCAGCAAGGTTGTTTCGGATCAATACAAAGCCAGCGTAGTGGAGACAGCCGACGGTCGCTCACTGGTCGGGCGGATTGTGCATGAATCGCCGACGTCGATTCTGCTGGTGACGGACCCCGAAGATGCGACCAAGTTTGTCGAACTGCAGAGGAAAGATATTGAGTCAATTGCCCCAGCACAGGAATCGCTGATGCCTAAGGGATTACTGAGCACTCTCAATGAGGAGGAGCTACTGGATCTGCTGGCGTACTCGATTTCTCGAAACAATCCGCGAGACGCGAGATTCAAAAAATAG
- a CDS encoding response regulator transcription factor, with translation MYQFTSLAQELATMTTEQPLPPTVYVIDDDAGFAESAKFLIESIHRPVVNFSSADEFLAQFNPRHTGCIICDVRMPGMSGLELQEVLRERNCLMPIIIISAFGDVPIAVRAMKAGAIHVLKKPFDDNDFLELIQKALAEDARRREEFRTQQVVLDRYDRLTDREREVFEEVIEGLSSKEIGQRLSVSFKTVEAHRAKIMKKMEADSIPQLLRMWFTIQQCRPTKTILPPQG, from the coding sequence ATGTATCAATTCACTTCCTTAGCTCAGGAACTGGCCACCATGACCACAGAACAGCCATTGCCACCGACGGTTTACGTGATCGACGATGACGCTGGATTTGCGGAATCTGCCAAGTTTCTGATTGAGTCGATCCATCGTCCGGTGGTGAACTTCTCTTCGGCGGATGAATTTCTAGCGCAGTTCAACCCCAGGCATACCGGCTGCATCATCTGTGATGTGCGCATGCCGGGCATGAGCGGACTCGAGCTTCAGGAAGTTCTGCGTGAACGCAATTGTCTGATGCCGATCATCATTATCTCCGCCTTTGGGGATGTTCCGATTGCCGTCCGGGCGATGAAAGCTGGTGCGATCCATGTTCTCAAGAAACCATTTGACGACAACGATTTTCTGGAACTTATTCAGAAGGCCCTGGCGGAAGATGCCAGACGACGCGAAGAATTCCGGACACAGCAGGTGGTGCTGGATCGATATGATCGCCTGACTGACCGGGAACGGGAGGTTTTCGAAGAAGTCATTGAAGGTCTGTCGAGCAAAGAAATTGGCCAGCGGCTTTCAGTGAGCTTCAAAACCGTCGAGGCCCATCGGGCGAAAATCATGAAGAAAATGGAAGCAGACAGTATTCCGCAACTGCTGCGTATGTGGTTCACCATTCAGCAATGCCGGCCGACGAAAACCATTCTCCCACCGCAGGGATAA
- a CDS encoding PAS domain S-box protein translates to MNPFLEISFTSLMNEFLRRAEDNLIAFSGIFHHSEIADQQSLLKEVVSQSPIILWVIDEHGVFRLSEGMGLSALGLKPGETIGKSVFEIYADQPQALMGVRRSLSGIESREIVRVIDRYYDSWQRPLFSPEGKVRGVLGVATDVTQRILAQQETAEFEQRFRAAFHHSPAAITVTDLETGRFIDANDAYLKMIGLKREETIGKTTLELGLWKNPSERAPLIEKVLKGETMAASSHVLTDRQGRNLSVQWSASVIVLDGRKCMLSCMLDMTARAKATQRAELTRQQLRTLGRLAPVAIFRTNAQGEVRQANGRYRHLVGDNGQSNSLGCWIDRILPEDLPEVTRVWKHTVKHGQSCLLEFRMVDAQSRERWILLSTKPLFHRKSLRSFVGTLTDITSRKRAEAAMEQMNHALETRVAIRTQELRQVVEELEVRRSQWESLVRNAPDIILRIRTDRTIEFVNRTEFGWQPEDLIHKDSLFFVHPDDRDEVERVLYLVFTEGTPQTVQLRSRKKTGETLWYAVHIGPVYRANTIIAATAVLRDITQQKFYEEEAIRRRDELAHASRLSTIGEMAAMVAHELNQPLAAIANFVRGAVHRLQEPNFKVDEIIDGLEKANRQAQRAGEMIHGIRRFLRKRDSLQMPIHLPPLVHEAWGLAEIEASRYRIQLETEFAPALPLIIADDVQIVQVLLNLFLNGIDAMKSIPQPERKLIVRGRVENRQTVVCEVEDRGTGFSPKISETMFDAFITTKEEGLGLGLSVSRSIVKAHGGRLRSFPNHEKPGVTFQMILPIPADD, encoded by the coding sequence TTGAATCCCTTTCTTGAAATCAGTTTTACCTCTCTTATGAATGAGTTCCTCCGCCGAGCAGAAGATAATCTCATCGCTTTTTCCGGAATCTTTCATCATTCCGAAATTGCTGATCAGCAATCTTTACTCAAAGAAGTCGTCTCACAGTCACCCATCATTCTCTGGGTGATCGACGAACATGGTGTTTTCCGGCTGAGCGAAGGGATGGGCTTAAGTGCTCTGGGACTGAAACCTGGTGAGACGATTGGCAAGTCGGTCTTCGAGATTTATGCCGACCAGCCTCAGGCGTTGATGGGTGTTCGCCGCAGCCTTTCGGGTATTGAATCTCGGGAAATCGTACGTGTGATCGATCGTTATTACGACAGTTGGCAACGGCCACTGTTCTCGCCTGAGGGAAAGGTTCGCGGGGTCCTGGGAGTAGCGACAGATGTCACTCAACGGATTCTGGCCCAGCAGGAAACCGCCGAGTTCGAACAACGTTTTCGGGCAGCTTTTCATCATTCACCGGCAGCGATCACCGTCACTGATCTTGAAACGGGGCGGTTCATTGATGCCAACGATGCTTACCTCAAGATGATTGGGTTGAAGCGAGAAGAAACGATCGGCAAAACCACCCTCGAGCTTGGCCTTTGGAAAAACCCTTCAGAACGCGCTCCTCTGATTGAAAAAGTTCTCAAGGGCGAAACCATGGCCGCCTCCAGCCATGTATTGACGGACCGCCAAGGGAGAAATCTCTCTGTCCAATGGTCAGCCAGCGTGATTGTGCTCGATGGTCGAAAGTGTATGCTCTCTTGCATGCTCGATATGACAGCTCGAGCCAAAGCGACACAACGTGCGGAATTGACACGTCAACAACTGCGTACTCTTGGTCGACTGGCTCCTGTGGCCATTTTTCGAACGAATGCTCAAGGCGAAGTTCGGCAGGCCAATGGACGCTATCGCCACCTGGTTGGTGATAATGGGCAGTCCAATTCACTGGGCTGCTGGATTGATCGCATCCTCCCCGAGGATCTTCCAGAAGTCACTCGTGTCTGGAAGCATACCGTCAAGCATGGCCAATCCTGCCTCCTCGAGTTTCGCATGGTTGATGCACAATCGCGTGAACGATGGATTCTTCTCAGCACCAAGCCGCTGTTTCATAGAAAATCCTTGCGATCTTTCGTCGGGACGTTGACAGACATCACGTCCCGCAAGCGGGCCGAAGCAGCGATGGAGCAGATGAATCATGCCCTGGAAACCCGTGTTGCCATTCGCACTCAAGAGTTAAGACAGGTTGTCGAAGAGTTGGAAGTGCGCCGTTCCCAATGGGAATCGCTGGTTCGAAATGCCCCTGATATCATTTTGAGAATCCGGACTGACCGTACCATCGAGTTCGTCAATCGCACAGAGTTTGGCTGGCAACCCGAAGATCTGATTCATAAGGATTCGCTGTTTTTTGTCCATCCGGATGATCGCGACGAAGTGGAAAGGGTGCTTTATCTGGTGTTTACCGAGGGGACACCACAAACCGTCCAGTTACGCAGTCGGAAAAAAACTGGCGAAACATTGTGGTATGCAGTGCACATTGGCCCGGTCTACCGTGCGAACACGATCATTGCTGCCACTGCGGTGCTGCGCGACATTACTCAGCAGAAGTTTTATGAGGAAGAGGCGATTCGCAGACGAGACGAGCTCGCTCATGCGTCGCGCCTTTCGACAATCGGTGAAATGGCAGCGATGGTGGCCCATGAACTCAATCAGCCACTGGCCGCGATTGCCAATTTTGTCCGCGGCGCTGTGCATCGCCTGCAGGAACCCAACTTCAAAGTTGATGAAATCATCGATGGTCTTGAAAAAGCCAATCGGCAGGCTCAAAGAGCCGGCGAAATGATCCATGGAATTCGCCGCTTCCTCCGCAAGCGGGATTCCTTGCAGATGCCCATTCATTTACCTCCCCTTGTGCACGAAGCGTGGGGGCTGGCAGAAATTGAAGCCTCCCGCTATCGCATTCAGTTGGAGACCGAGTTCGCTCCGGCACTACCACTGATTATCGCAGACGATGTCCAGATCGTACAGGTGCTCCTGAATCTCTTTCTCAACGGCATCGATGCTATGAAATCCATTCCACAGCCTGAGCGCAAACTGATTGTTCGCGGGCGCGTCGAGAATCGCCAGACCGTCGTTTGTGAAGTTGAAGATCGGGGAACAGGCTTCAGTCCCAAGATTTCCGAGACGATGTTCGATGCCTTTATCACAACGAAAGAGGAGGGTCTGGGGCTGGGACTCTCCGTCAGCAGAAGTATTGTCAAAGCTCATGGTGGGCGGCTGCGATCGTTCCCTAACCACGAAAAACCGGGAGTCACTTTTCAAATGATTCTTCCTATTCCCGCAGATGATTAG
- a CDS encoding HAD hydrolase-like protein, producing the protein MHLLFDLDGTLTDPFEGITNCIRYALKQNGFEAPAAQNLKWCIGPPLRSSFQQLTGSDNQDLLDNCLKSYRERFTASGLYENRLVDGIVEVLEGLDRQKHTLWVATSKPAVYARRIIAHFGLDQYFLNVYGSELDGTRTNKVELLNHLLQKEQLSPADTLMIGDREHDVYGARSNQLAAIGVLWGYGSHEELTQAGAHALVDTPGELSLLLNNWAFHQPVTP; encoded by the coding sequence ATGCATCTGCTGTTCGATCTCGATGGTACGCTCACAGATCCATTTGAAGGGATTACAAACTGTATTCGCTATGCTTTGAAACAGAACGGTTTTGAAGCACCTGCTGCGCAAAATTTGAAGTGGTGCATCGGCCCACCACTTCGATCGAGCTTCCAGCAGTTAACCGGGAGTGACAACCAGGATCTGCTGGACAATTGCCTCAAGTCCTACCGTGAACGATTCACTGCATCAGGGCTTTATGAGAACCGGCTTGTCGATGGGATTGTTGAAGTTCTTGAGGGGCTCGATCGCCAGAAACACACGCTCTGGGTCGCCACTTCAAAACCGGCTGTCTATGCACGCCGGATTATCGCCCACTTCGGTCTGGATCAGTATTTTCTCAATGTCTACGGGAGCGAACTCGATGGGACCCGCACCAACAAAGTTGAACTGCTGAATCATCTCTTGCAGAAGGAACAGCTTTCGCCAGCCGACACCCTGATGATTGGTGATCGAGAACATGATGTCTACGGTGCCAGAAGCAATCAGCTTGCTGCCATTGGCGTCCTGTGGGGATACGGCTCTCACGAAGAGTTGACTCAGGCCGGCGCTCATGCGCTTGTCGACACACCTGGCGAACTCAGTCTGCTGTTAAACAACTGGGCCTTTCATCAGCCCGTTACGCCTTGA
- a CDS encoding CTP synthase: protein MSKHIFVTGGVVSSLGKGLTSASIGTILESRGLKVRMQKLDPYINVDPGTMSPYQHGEVYVLDDGAETDLDLGHYERFTHSPLTRDSNFTSGRIYLKVIEKERQGKYLGGTVQVVPHITDEIKNSVLKLAAPDVDVVITELGGTVGDIEGLPFLEAIRQIPLDIGRENCLFIHLTLVPYLKAARELKTKPTQHSVQQLRQIGIQPDVLIIRCERPLGRDNAEKIGLFCNVEKNAVIEEMDTEFSIYEVPLGLIEHGLDDLIVRKLGLKAGERQMEGWELLVQKIRNPQHDVTIAVVGKYIEHRDAYKSIYESLDHAGFKHDSRIIVKRIEAEELEQQDPAAILAGVDGILVPGGFGRRGIEGKIRAVRFARTQKIPYFGICLGMQVAVIEFAREVLGHKNANSTEFVADTDHPVICLLEEQKKVTHRGGTMRLGAQACRLAEGSLLAKLYGRTEISERHRHRYEFNPEYRDQFMAAGMNLVGTSPDGSLVEAVELPGHPWFAAVQFHPEFKSKPQSPHPLFDGFIKAALQRHQERALLAAAGTTP from the coding sequence ATGTCCAAGCATATTTTTGTGACCGGTGGTGTTGTCAGTTCGTTGGGCAAGGGGCTTACATCTGCGTCGATTGGCACGATTCTGGAAAGTCGCGGGCTGAAAGTCCGGATGCAGAAGCTCGATCCTTATATCAACGTGGATCCCGGCACCATGAGCCCTTACCAGCATGGCGAGGTTTATGTTCTTGATGATGGTGCCGAGACCGACCTTGATCTGGGGCATTATGAACGGTTTACGCACAGCCCTCTGACGAGAGATTCCAATTTCACGTCTGGTCGCATTTATCTCAAAGTGATCGAAAAAGAGAGGCAGGGAAAGTACCTCGGCGGAACCGTACAGGTGGTTCCCCATATCACCGACGAAATCAAGAATTCCGTATTGAAACTCGCTGCTCCCGATGTGGATGTGGTAATTACCGAACTGGGTGGGACAGTTGGCGATATCGAAGGTTTGCCGTTTCTGGAAGCGATTCGTCAGATTCCCCTCGATATCGGCCGCGAAAACTGCCTGTTCATTCATCTGACTTTGGTGCCCTATCTCAAAGCGGCTCGCGAGTTGAAAACAAAACCAACTCAGCACAGTGTGCAGCAACTTCGCCAGATTGGTATTCAGCCAGATGTCCTCATCATTCGTTGCGAACGACCGCTGGGTCGAGACAACGCCGAGAAAATCGGCTTGTTCTGTAACGTGGAAAAAAACGCAGTCATCGAGGAGATGGATACGGAATTTTCGATTTACGAAGTTCCACTAGGCCTGATCGAACATGGCCTCGACGATTTGATTGTTCGCAAACTGGGCTTGAAGGCTGGTGAACGCCAGATGGAGGGCTGGGAACTTCTCGTCCAGAAGATTCGAAATCCGCAGCATGATGTCACGATTGCCGTGGTGGGCAAGTACATCGAACATCGCGATGCTTATAAGTCGATTTACGAATCGCTCGATCATGCGGGATTCAAGCATGATTCACGAATCATCGTCAAACGGATCGAAGCCGAAGAACTCGAACAGCAGGATCCTGCAGCCATCCTGGCCGGTGTGGATGGAATTCTTGTCCCCGGCGGCTTTGGTCGGCGGGGGATTGAAGGCAAAATTCGTGCGGTTCGTTTTGCGCGAACTCAAAAGATTCCTTACTTCGGAATCTGCCTGGGAATGCAGGTGGCGGTCATCGAGTTTGCCCGAGAAGTGCTGGGCCACAAGAATGCGAACAGTACCGAGTTCGTGGCGGATACGGATCATCCCGTCATTTGCCTGCTTGAAGAACAAAAGAAAGTGACTCATCGTGGCGGAACCATGCGACTGGGTGCTCAGGCATGCCGCCTTGCAGAGGGCTCGTTATTGGCCAAACTTTACGGCCGTACGGAGATTTCCGAGAGGCATCGACACCGCTACGAGTTCAATCCTGAGTATCGTGACCAGTTCATGGCGGCAGGTATGAATCTCGTGGGAACGAGTCCGGATGGGTCGCTCGTTGAGGCTGTGGAACTCCCCGGGCACCCATGGTTTGCTGCTGTGCAGTTTCATCCGGAATTCAAGTCGAAACCCCAGTCACCGCATCCGCTGTTTGATGGATTCATCAAGGCTGCACTCCAGCGCCATCAGGAACGAGCGCTTCTGGCCGCGGCTGGAACGACTCCCTAG
- a CDS encoding threonine/serine dehydratase: MPTINLYENIQSAAVRIAPWIHRTPVLTSHTLNKLCEAELYFKCENLQRTGSFKVRGAHNATFLLEEELAHNGVVTHSSGNHAAALALAGKNRGVPAFIVMPGNAPKAKIESTRRLGGNVILCEPTAAARQMAADQLVQETGGTLIHPFDDLRIVAGQGTCALELLDEVPHLDAIVAPVGGGGLLSGTAIVAHHHSQATDHQCLTFGAEPTGADDAARSLATGVRQPMNSPQTIADGLRTALGENTFPIIQQHVAAIGTVSDEEILKATRLLWEVMKIVVEPSGAVPFAAVLQNRLPLRGKKVGLILSGGNLDLDRLPWS; the protein is encoded by the coding sequence ATGCCCACCATCAACCTCTACGAGAATATCCAATCTGCTGCTGTGCGCATCGCCCCTTGGATCCACCGCACGCCAGTCCTCACCAGCCATACGTTGAATAAATTGTGTGAGGCTGAACTTTACTTCAAGTGTGAAAACCTCCAGCGCACTGGTTCATTCAAGGTTCGTGGAGCCCATAACGCCACATTCCTGCTGGAGGAGGAGCTGGCACACAATGGAGTCGTGACGCACTCCTCTGGTAATCATGCGGCGGCACTCGCATTGGCGGGAAAGAATCGAGGGGTACCGGCCTTTATCGTGATGCCTGGTAACGCTCCGAAGGCAAAAATCGAATCGACCAGAAGACTCGGCGGTAACGTGATCCTCTGTGAACCAACAGCAGCCGCACGTCAGATGGCGGCTGATCAACTGGTTCAAGAAACGGGTGGAACGCTGATTCATCCCTTTGACGACCTGCGGATTGTCGCAGGGCAGGGGACATGTGCCTTGGAACTGCTCGACGAAGTCCCCCACCTGGATGCCATCGTGGCACCGGTTGGTGGTGGAGGTCTCCTCAGCGGAACGGCCATTGTTGCTCATCATCACAGCCAGGCGACTGACCACCAATGTTTGACTTTTGGAGCTGAGCCCACCGGTGCCGATGATGCGGCTCGTTCGTTAGCGACTGGCGTTCGGCAGCCTATGAACTCACCTCAAACGATTGCTGATGGTTTGCGGACAGCTCTGGGTGAGAACACATTCCCCATTATTCAACAGCATGTCGCTGCCATCGGCACCGTTTCCGATGAAGAGATTCTCAAAGCCACCAGGCTGCTCTGGGAAGTGATGAAGATTGTGGTTGAGCCATCAGGAGCCGTCCCTTTTGCAGCGGTCTTGCAAAATCGACTCCCACTGCGTGGCAAAAAAGTGGGCCTCATTCTCAGTGGGGGGAATCTCGATCTTGATCGCTTGCCCTGGTCTTGA
- the kdsB gene encoding 3-deoxy-manno-octulosonate cytidylyltransferase, whose product MHQKICGVIPARLASTRLPGKMLLNQTGKPLLQHVWERVAATELFDELIIATDSTEISEVAQAFGAHVEMTGEHASGTDRVAEVLRRRADQFEIVVNVQGDEPEIDRGHISKVIESLLAVPKAQMSTLAAPLRRWESIAATSCVKVVTDATGRALYFSRSVIPCPRDGFDESMLVGHSPWRLHVGIYGFRTDFLLQLTTWPQSPLEKLEKLEQLRALEAGVHIQVADVDHPSVGIDTPEDYAQFVERMRSA is encoded by the coding sequence ATGCATCAAAAAATCTGTGGTGTCATTCCTGCTCGACTGGCATCAACCCGTCTGCCGGGAAAAATGCTCCTTAATCAGACCGGCAAGCCTTTGTTGCAACACGTCTGGGAACGTGTGGCTGCGACAGAACTCTTTGATGAGTTAATCATCGCGACCGATTCCACGGAAATTTCCGAGGTTGCCCAGGCCTTTGGGGCACACGTGGAAATGACGGGGGAACACGCCAGCGGCACAGACCGGGTGGCAGAAGTCCTCCGTCGTCGTGCGGATCAATTTGAGATCGTGGTGAACGTCCAGGGAGATGAGCCCGAAATTGATCGAGGGCATATTTCGAAAGTGATCGAAAGTCTGCTGGCTGTCCCCAAGGCGCAGATGTCCACCCTGGCTGCCCCCCTGAGACGCTGGGAATCGATTGCAGCAACGTCCTGTGTCAAGGTCGTCACCGATGCGACAGGCCGAGCCCTCTATTTCAGTCGCTCGGTGATTCCCTGTCCGCGAGATGGCTTTGATGAATCGATGCTGGTGGGGCATTCGCCCTGGAGACTGCATGTGGGAATTTATGGCTTCCGCACAGATTTTCTGCTGCAACTGACCACGTGGCCACAATCACCACTGGAAAAGCTCGAAAAACTGGAACAATTACGGGCTCTCGAAGCAGGTGTCCACATTCAGGTGGCTGATGTTGATCATCCCTCAGTTGGAATCGATACGCCCGAGGATTATGCTCAGTTCGTAGAGCGGATGCGGAGTGCTTGA